From Maylandia zebra isolate NMK-2024a linkage group LG11, Mzebra_GT3a, whole genome shotgun sequence, one genomic window encodes:
- the st14 gene encoding suppressor of tumorigenicity 14 protein homolog isoform X3, whose translation MHSARYDKDGHSKHERIDFLTQKEKAPPKSKTGIVIGVVVALLILSAVAAFLIWFFVFKDADSDAALSKQLRQSVPVFSGRMTLVNQPYDQNLEDTNSPEFQALAEKLETVLGNYLKRDPILEKYYTKSVVTAFSEGVKAYYWSQFNIPHSDLEMIPDVSEERILDALESGIRQSRSASAPDVKISQVTASLTDSRMARDPRANDCFYRLEADTNPQNFSSPGYPTGYPPKSRCQWQIRASEENVIVVNFLYFYIEDDCSDDFVYIYDSLSPDDSQAITKKCGQRPPSNPLEVVSSNNIMLINFIAETDAQKPGFQAAYSVIPKADVTCGGSLSQKQGNFTSPLYPSFYPPAKDCKWTITVAPGSKVRLRFTMFRMKEPGVDTRLCHKDYVEIMGNKYCGEVASLSLTSDTNVLVVNFHSDRSHTDKGFSAEYSSYDPSNPCPDRFACTNGLCIDQKLKCDGWNDCGDMSDERQCNCDKDQFACSNGMCKPKLWVCDHVNDCGDGSDEKICGCAQNEFQCGNGVCLPQSVQCDDKQDCKDGSDEVGCKTDTSICTDYSFKCKSGVCVNKVNAECDRVQDCSDNSDETICDCGTRPYKLNRIVGGQNAELGEWPWQVSLHFSTHGPTCGASIISNTWLLSAAHCFVTSNSESNNPSSWLSYSGMQNQYSHDNVQSRKLKRIIPHPLYNQMTSDYDIALLELSEPLQFANTIQPICLPDSSHVFPAGMSCWVTGWGALREGAGQAAQILQKALVKIINDSVCDVVTEGQVTSRMLCSGYLSGGVDACQGDSGGPLVCFEESGKWFQAGIVSWGEGCARRNKPGVYTRVTKLREWIKQETNI comes from the exons ATGCATTCCGCCAGATATGACAAAGAT GGTCACAGCAAACATGAGCGGATCGACTTTTTAACCCAAAAAGAGAAGGCACCACCAAAGAGCAAGACTGGCATCGTGATTGGTGTTGTTGTGGCACTTCTCATCCTTTCAGCCGTCGCAGCTTTCCTCATTTGGTTTTTTGTCT TTAAAGATGCTGATTCAGATGCCGCCCTCAGTAAGCAGCTCCGTCAATCAGTACCGGTTTTTAGCGGGCGTATGACGCTGGTTAATCAACCTTATGACCAAAACCTGGAGGACACCAACAGCCCAGAATTCCAGGCTCTGGCAGAAAAATTGGAGACAGTT CTGGGGAACTATTTAAAGAGAGATCCAATCCTTGAAAAATACTACACCAAATCTGTAGTCACTGCATTCAG CGAGGGCGTGAAAGCCTACTACTGGTCTCAGTTCAACATTCCACACAGCGACCTGGAGATGATACCGGACGTTTCAGAGGAGCGGATCTTGGAtgcactggagagtggcattaggcAAAGCCGCTCGGCAAGTGCCCCTGATGTCAAGATCAGTCAAGTCACTGCCTCAC tCACGGATTCTCGTATGGCCAGGGACCCAAGAGCCA ATGATTGTTTCTACCGTCTGGAAGCTGACACAAATCCCCAGAATTTTTCATCTCCAGGGTACCCCACGGGCTACCCCCCCAAGTCACGGTGTCAGTGGCAAATCCGAGCCTCGGAGGAAAACGTTATAGTTGTCAATTTCCTTTATTTCTACATTGAGGATGACTGCTCAGACGACTTTGTCTACATCTATGACTCTTTGAGTCCAGACGATTCTCAGGCCATTACAAA GAAGTGTGGTCAGAGGCCTCCTTCTAACCCTCTGGAGGTTGTGTCATCTAACAACATCATGCTGATTAACTTTATAGCTGAGACTGATGCTCAGAAGCCTGGCTTCCAAGCTGCGTACAGTGTGATCCCCAAGGCTGATG TTACGTGTGGTGGCAGCCTTTCTCAAAAACAGGGAAACTTCACTTCCCCACTTTACCCAAGCTTTTATCCTCCTGCTAAAGACTGCAAGTGGACCATCACG GTCGCTCCTGGGAGCAAAGTACGGCTGAGGTTCACCATGTTTCGCATGAAAGAGCCTGGAGTGGACACGCGTTTATGTCACAAAGACTATGTGGAAATTATGGGAAACAA GTATTGTGGAGAAGTTGCATCGCTGTCTTTGACCTCTGACACCAACGTTCTAGTGGTTAATTTCCACTCTGATAGGTCTCACACTGACAAAGGCTTCAGTGCAGAGTACAGTTCCTATGATCCTTCAAACC CTTGCCCTGACCGGTTTGCCTGCACCAATGGCCTGTGCATCGACCAGAAATTGAAGTGTGATGGCTGGAACGACTGTGGTGACATGAGCGATGAGAGGCAGTGCA ATTGCGATAAGGACCAGTTCGCTTGCAGTAATGGCATGTGTAAACCGAAACTCTGGGTGTGTGATCATGTCAACGACTGTGGGGATGGAAGTGATGAGAAAATATGCG GTTGTGCCCAAAATGAGTTCCAGTGTGGGAACGGGGTTTGTCTGCCACagagtgttcagtgtgatgataAGCAAGACTGCAAAGATGGGAGCGATGAGGTTGGTTGTAAAACTG ATACGAGTATATGCACTGACTATAGCTTCAAGTGTAAGAGCGGAGTTTGCGTCAACAAGGTGAATGCCGAATGTGACCGCGTCCAGGACTGCTCTGATAACTCGGATGAGACCATTTGTG ATTGTGGCACCAGGCCTTACAAGCTGAATCGCATCGTAGGAGGGCAGAATGCTGAGCTAGGGGAGTGGCcttggcaggttagccttcacTTCTCAACCCACGGACCGACTTGTGGTGCCTCAATCATCTCTAACACGTGGCTTCTTTCGGCCGCTCACTGTTTTGTCACCAGCAACTCAGA GAGCAACAATCCATCCAGCTGGCTGTCCTACAGTGGCATGCAGAACCAATACAGCCATGACAACGTGCAGTCCCGCAAATTGAAGAGAATCATCCCCCACCCGCTTTACAATCAAATGACATCTGACTATGACATTGCTCTGCTGGAGCTCAGTGAACCTCTGCAATTTGCCAATACCATACAACCCATCTGCCTACCCGATTCCTCCCATGTTTTCCCAGCAGGCATGTCCTGCTGGGTCACAGGCTGGGGCGCTCTCCGAGAAGGAG CAGGTCAAGCTGCACAGATTTTACAGAAAGCATTAGTGAAAATCATCAATGACTCCGTGTGTGACGTGGTCACAGAAGGCCAAGTCACCTCCAGGATGCTCTGCAGTGGATACTTGTCTGGAGGAGTTGACGCATGCCAG GGTGACTCTGGAGGCCCCCTGGTGTGCTTCGAAGAGAGCGGGAAGTGGTTCCAGGCGGGCATTGTGAGCTGGGGAGAGGGCTGCGCTCGTCGGAACAAGCCTGGTGTCTACACGCGCGTCACCAAGCTCAGAGAATGGATTAAACAGGAGACAAATATTTGA
- the st14 gene encoding suppressor of tumorigenicity 14 protein homolog isoform X2: protein MCQWARPDVLFFLQHWGHSKHERIDFLTQKEKAPPKSKTGIVIGVVVALLILSAVAAFLIWFFVFKDADSDAALSKQLRQSVPVFSGRMTLVNQPYDQNLEDTNSPEFQALAEKLETVLGNYLKRDPILEKYYTKSVVTAFSEGVKAYYWSQFNIPHSDLEMIPDVSEERILDALESGIRQSRSASAPDVKISQVTASLTDSRMARDPRANDCFYRLEADTNPQNFSSPGYPTGYPPKSRCQWQIRASEENVIVVNFLYFYIEDDCSDDFVYIYDSLSPDDSQAITKKCGQRPPSNPLEVVSSNNIMLINFIAETDAQKPGFQAAYSVIPKADVTCGGSLSQKQGNFTSPLYPSFYPPAKDCKWTITVAPGSKVRLRFTMFRMKEPGVDTRLCHKDYVEIMGNKYCGEVASLSLTSDTNVLVVNFHSDRSHTDKGFSAEYSSYDPSNPCPDRFACTNGLCIDQKLKCDGWNDCGDMSDERQCNCDKDQFACSNGMCKPKLWVCDHVNDCGDGSDEKICGCAQNEFQCGNGVCLPQSVQCDDKQDCKDGSDEVGCKTDTSICTDYSFKCKSGVCVNKVNAECDRVQDCSDNSDETICDCGTRPYKLNRIVGGQNAELGEWPWQVSLHFSTHGPTCGASIISNTWLLSAAHCFVTSNSESNNPSSWLSYSGMQNQYSHDNVQSRKLKRIIPHPLYNQMTSDYDIALLELSEPLQFANTIQPICLPDSSHVFPAGMSCWVTGWGALREGGQAAQILQKALVKIINDSVCDVVTEGQVTSRMLCSGYLSGGVDACQGDSGGPLVCFEESGKWFQAGIVSWGEGCARRNKPGVYTRVTKLREWIKQETNI, encoded by the exons ATGTGCCAGTGGGCACGACCTGATGTATTGTTCTTCCTTCAGCACTGG GGTCACAGCAAACATGAGCGGATCGACTTTTTAACCCAAAAAGAGAAGGCACCACCAAAGAGCAAGACTGGCATCGTGATTGGTGTTGTTGTGGCACTTCTCATCCTTTCAGCCGTCGCAGCTTTCCTCATTTGGTTTTTTGTCT TTAAAGATGCTGATTCAGATGCCGCCCTCAGTAAGCAGCTCCGTCAATCAGTACCGGTTTTTAGCGGGCGTATGACGCTGGTTAATCAACCTTATGACCAAAACCTGGAGGACACCAACAGCCCAGAATTCCAGGCTCTGGCAGAAAAATTGGAGACAGTT CTGGGGAACTATTTAAAGAGAGATCCAATCCTTGAAAAATACTACACCAAATCTGTAGTCACTGCATTCAG CGAGGGCGTGAAAGCCTACTACTGGTCTCAGTTCAACATTCCACACAGCGACCTGGAGATGATACCGGACGTTTCAGAGGAGCGGATCTTGGAtgcactggagagtggcattaggcAAAGCCGCTCGGCAAGTGCCCCTGATGTCAAGATCAGTCAAGTCACTGCCTCAC tCACGGATTCTCGTATGGCCAGGGACCCAAGAGCCA ATGATTGTTTCTACCGTCTGGAAGCTGACACAAATCCCCAGAATTTTTCATCTCCAGGGTACCCCACGGGCTACCCCCCCAAGTCACGGTGTCAGTGGCAAATCCGAGCCTCGGAGGAAAACGTTATAGTTGTCAATTTCCTTTATTTCTACATTGAGGATGACTGCTCAGACGACTTTGTCTACATCTATGACTCTTTGAGTCCAGACGATTCTCAGGCCATTACAAA GAAGTGTGGTCAGAGGCCTCCTTCTAACCCTCTGGAGGTTGTGTCATCTAACAACATCATGCTGATTAACTTTATAGCTGAGACTGATGCTCAGAAGCCTGGCTTCCAAGCTGCGTACAGTGTGATCCCCAAGGCTGATG TTACGTGTGGTGGCAGCCTTTCTCAAAAACAGGGAAACTTCACTTCCCCACTTTACCCAAGCTTTTATCCTCCTGCTAAAGACTGCAAGTGGACCATCACG GTCGCTCCTGGGAGCAAAGTACGGCTGAGGTTCACCATGTTTCGCATGAAAGAGCCTGGAGTGGACACGCGTTTATGTCACAAAGACTATGTGGAAATTATGGGAAACAA GTATTGTGGAGAAGTTGCATCGCTGTCTTTGACCTCTGACACCAACGTTCTAGTGGTTAATTTCCACTCTGATAGGTCTCACACTGACAAAGGCTTCAGTGCAGAGTACAGTTCCTATGATCCTTCAAACC CTTGCCCTGACCGGTTTGCCTGCACCAATGGCCTGTGCATCGACCAGAAATTGAAGTGTGATGGCTGGAACGACTGTGGTGACATGAGCGATGAGAGGCAGTGCA ATTGCGATAAGGACCAGTTCGCTTGCAGTAATGGCATGTGTAAACCGAAACTCTGGGTGTGTGATCATGTCAACGACTGTGGGGATGGAAGTGATGAGAAAATATGCG GTTGTGCCCAAAATGAGTTCCAGTGTGGGAACGGGGTTTGTCTGCCACagagtgttcagtgtgatgataAGCAAGACTGCAAAGATGGGAGCGATGAGGTTGGTTGTAAAACTG ATACGAGTATATGCACTGACTATAGCTTCAAGTGTAAGAGCGGAGTTTGCGTCAACAAGGTGAATGCCGAATGTGACCGCGTCCAGGACTGCTCTGATAACTCGGATGAGACCATTTGTG ATTGTGGCACCAGGCCTTACAAGCTGAATCGCATCGTAGGAGGGCAGAATGCTGAGCTAGGGGAGTGGCcttggcaggttagccttcacTTCTCAACCCACGGACCGACTTGTGGTGCCTCAATCATCTCTAACACGTGGCTTCTTTCGGCCGCTCACTGTTTTGTCACCAGCAACTCAGA GAGCAACAATCCATCCAGCTGGCTGTCCTACAGTGGCATGCAGAACCAATACAGCCATGACAACGTGCAGTCCCGCAAATTGAAGAGAATCATCCCCCACCCGCTTTACAATCAAATGACATCTGACTATGACATTGCTCTGCTGGAGCTCAGTGAACCTCTGCAATTTGCCAATACCATACAACCCATCTGCCTACCCGATTCCTCCCATGTTTTCCCAGCAGGCATGTCCTGCTGGGTCACAGGCTGGGGCGCTCTCCGAGAAGGAG GTCAAGCTGCACAGATTTTACAGAAAGCATTAGTGAAAATCATCAATGACTCCGTGTGTGACGTGGTCACAGAAGGCCAAGTCACCTCCAGGATGCTCTGCAGTGGATACTTGTCTGGAGGAGTTGACGCATGCCAG GGTGACTCTGGAGGCCCCCTGGTGTGCTTCGAAGAGAGCGGGAAGTGGTTCCAGGCGGGCATTGTGAGCTGGGGAGAGGGCTGCGCTCGTCGGAACAAGCCTGGTGTCTACACGCGCGTCACCAAGCTCAGAGAATGGATTAAACAGGAGACAAATATTTGA
- the st14 gene encoding suppressor of tumorigenicity 14 protein homolog isoform X1 — MCQWARPDVLFFLQHWGHSKHERIDFLTQKEKAPPKSKTGIVIGVVVALLILSAVAAFLIWFFVFKDADSDAALSKQLRQSVPVFSGRMTLVNQPYDQNLEDTNSPEFQALAEKLETVLGNYLKRDPILEKYYTKSVVTAFSEGVKAYYWSQFNIPHSDLEMIPDVSEERILDALESGIRQSRSASAPDVKISQVTASLTDSRMARDPRANDCFYRLEADTNPQNFSSPGYPTGYPPKSRCQWQIRASEENVIVVNFLYFYIEDDCSDDFVYIYDSLSPDDSQAITKKCGQRPPSNPLEVVSSNNIMLINFIAETDAQKPGFQAAYSVIPKADVTCGGSLSQKQGNFTSPLYPSFYPPAKDCKWTITVAPGSKVRLRFTMFRMKEPGVDTRLCHKDYVEIMGNKYCGEVASLSLTSDTNVLVVNFHSDRSHTDKGFSAEYSSYDPSNPCPDRFACTNGLCIDQKLKCDGWNDCGDMSDERQCNCDKDQFACSNGMCKPKLWVCDHVNDCGDGSDEKICGCAQNEFQCGNGVCLPQSVQCDDKQDCKDGSDEVGCKTDTSICTDYSFKCKSGVCVNKVNAECDRVQDCSDNSDETICDCGTRPYKLNRIVGGQNAELGEWPWQVSLHFSTHGPTCGASIISNTWLLSAAHCFVTSNSESNNPSSWLSYSGMQNQYSHDNVQSRKLKRIIPHPLYNQMTSDYDIALLELSEPLQFANTIQPICLPDSSHVFPAGMSCWVTGWGALREGAGQAAQILQKALVKIINDSVCDVVTEGQVTSRMLCSGYLSGGVDACQGDSGGPLVCFEESGKWFQAGIVSWGEGCARRNKPGVYTRVTKLREWIKQETNI; from the exons ATGTGCCAGTGGGCACGACCTGATGTATTGTTCTTCCTTCAGCACTGG GGTCACAGCAAACATGAGCGGATCGACTTTTTAACCCAAAAAGAGAAGGCACCACCAAAGAGCAAGACTGGCATCGTGATTGGTGTTGTTGTGGCACTTCTCATCCTTTCAGCCGTCGCAGCTTTCCTCATTTGGTTTTTTGTCT TTAAAGATGCTGATTCAGATGCCGCCCTCAGTAAGCAGCTCCGTCAATCAGTACCGGTTTTTAGCGGGCGTATGACGCTGGTTAATCAACCTTATGACCAAAACCTGGAGGACACCAACAGCCCAGAATTCCAGGCTCTGGCAGAAAAATTGGAGACAGTT CTGGGGAACTATTTAAAGAGAGATCCAATCCTTGAAAAATACTACACCAAATCTGTAGTCACTGCATTCAG CGAGGGCGTGAAAGCCTACTACTGGTCTCAGTTCAACATTCCACACAGCGACCTGGAGATGATACCGGACGTTTCAGAGGAGCGGATCTTGGAtgcactggagagtggcattaggcAAAGCCGCTCGGCAAGTGCCCCTGATGTCAAGATCAGTCAAGTCACTGCCTCAC tCACGGATTCTCGTATGGCCAGGGACCCAAGAGCCA ATGATTGTTTCTACCGTCTGGAAGCTGACACAAATCCCCAGAATTTTTCATCTCCAGGGTACCCCACGGGCTACCCCCCCAAGTCACGGTGTCAGTGGCAAATCCGAGCCTCGGAGGAAAACGTTATAGTTGTCAATTTCCTTTATTTCTACATTGAGGATGACTGCTCAGACGACTTTGTCTACATCTATGACTCTTTGAGTCCAGACGATTCTCAGGCCATTACAAA GAAGTGTGGTCAGAGGCCTCCTTCTAACCCTCTGGAGGTTGTGTCATCTAACAACATCATGCTGATTAACTTTATAGCTGAGACTGATGCTCAGAAGCCTGGCTTCCAAGCTGCGTACAGTGTGATCCCCAAGGCTGATG TTACGTGTGGTGGCAGCCTTTCTCAAAAACAGGGAAACTTCACTTCCCCACTTTACCCAAGCTTTTATCCTCCTGCTAAAGACTGCAAGTGGACCATCACG GTCGCTCCTGGGAGCAAAGTACGGCTGAGGTTCACCATGTTTCGCATGAAAGAGCCTGGAGTGGACACGCGTTTATGTCACAAAGACTATGTGGAAATTATGGGAAACAA GTATTGTGGAGAAGTTGCATCGCTGTCTTTGACCTCTGACACCAACGTTCTAGTGGTTAATTTCCACTCTGATAGGTCTCACACTGACAAAGGCTTCAGTGCAGAGTACAGTTCCTATGATCCTTCAAACC CTTGCCCTGACCGGTTTGCCTGCACCAATGGCCTGTGCATCGACCAGAAATTGAAGTGTGATGGCTGGAACGACTGTGGTGACATGAGCGATGAGAGGCAGTGCA ATTGCGATAAGGACCAGTTCGCTTGCAGTAATGGCATGTGTAAACCGAAACTCTGGGTGTGTGATCATGTCAACGACTGTGGGGATGGAAGTGATGAGAAAATATGCG GTTGTGCCCAAAATGAGTTCCAGTGTGGGAACGGGGTTTGTCTGCCACagagtgttcagtgtgatgataAGCAAGACTGCAAAGATGGGAGCGATGAGGTTGGTTGTAAAACTG ATACGAGTATATGCACTGACTATAGCTTCAAGTGTAAGAGCGGAGTTTGCGTCAACAAGGTGAATGCCGAATGTGACCGCGTCCAGGACTGCTCTGATAACTCGGATGAGACCATTTGTG ATTGTGGCACCAGGCCTTACAAGCTGAATCGCATCGTAGGAGGGCAGAATGCTGAGCTAGGGGAGTGGCcttggcaggttagccttcacTTCTCAACCCACGGACCGACTTGTGGTGCCTCAATCATCTCTAACACGTGGCTTCTTTCGGCCGCTCACTGTTTTGTCACCAGCAACTCAGA GAGCAACAATCCATCCAGCTGGCTGTCCTACAGTGGCATGCAGAACCAATACAGCCATGACAACGTGCAGTCCCGCAAATTGAAGAGAATCATCCCCCACCCGCTTTACAATCAAATGACATCTGACTATGACATTGCTCTGCTGGAGCTCAGTGAACCTCTGCAATTTGCCAATACCATACAACCCATCTGCCTACCCGATTCCTCCCATGTTTTCCCAGCAGGCATGTCCTGCTGGGTCACAGGCTGGGGCGCTCTCCGAGAAGGAG CAGGTCAAGCTGCACAGATTTTACAGAAAGCATTAGTGAAAATCATCAATGACTCCGTGTGTGACGTGGTCACAGAAGGCCAAGTCACCTCCAGGATGCTCTGCAGTGGATACTTGTCTGGAGGAGTTGACGCATGCCAG GGTGACTCTGGAGGCCCCCTGGTGTGCTTCGAAGAGAGCGGGAAGTGGTTCCAGGCGGGCATTGTGAGCTGGGGAGAGGGCTGCGCTCGTCGGAACAAGCCTGGTGTCTACACGCGCGTCACCAAGCTCAGAGAATGGATTAAACAGGAGACAAATATTTGA